The proteins below are encoded in one region of Carettochelys insculpta isolate YL-2023 chromosome 14, ASM3395843v1, whole genome shotgun sequence:
- the CLEC3A gene encoding C-type lectin domain family 3 member A isoform X1, with protein sequence MAQTRLLIFLLITILLLDQTTSQTSKFRARKHSKRRVKGKDGDLKTQIDKLWQEVNSLKEMQALQTVCLRGTKIHKKCYLASEGAKHFHEANEDCIAKGGTLAIPRDNDETNSLREYGKKSLPGVAGFWLGVTDMVNEGKFVDVNGMALNYFSWDGSQPNGGKRENCVLFSQSSQGKWRDEVCRTVKRYICEFLIP encoded by the exons ATGGCACAAACCAGACTTCTAATTTTTCTCCTCATTACCATACTACTGCTGGATCAGACTACTAGCCAAACTTCCAAGTTCAGAGCCAGAAAGCACAGTAAACGTAGAGTGAAAG GAAAGGATGGTGATCTAAAGACTCAGATTGACAAGCTATGGCAAGAAGTAAACTCTCTGAAAGAAATGCAGGCACTTCAGACAG TTTGTCTTCGTGGAACAAAAATCCATAAGAAGTGCTACCTGGCTTCAGAAGGTGCCAAGCATTTCCATGAAGCCAATGAAGACTGTATCGCCAAGGGAGGGACACTGGCTATTCCCAGAGATAATGATGAAACCAACTCCCTTCGAGAATATGGCAAGAAAAGTCTGCCAGGGGTTGCAGGCTTTTGGCTGGGTGTCACTGACATGGTAAACGAAGGGAAATTTGTTGATGTTAATGGGATGGCTCTAAACTATTTCAGTTGGGATGGTTCCCAACCAAATGGGGGAAAGCGTGAAAACTGTGTCTTGTTTTCCCAGTCATCTCAAGGCAAATGGAGAGATGAAGTCTGCCGTACTGTCAAGAGATATATTTGTGAATTTCTCATCCCGTAA
- the CLEC3A gene encoding C-type lectin domain family 3 member A isoform X2, translating to MAQTRLLIFLLITILLLDQTTSQTSKFRARKHSKRKDGDLKTQIDKLWQEVNSLKEMQALQTVCLRGTKIHKKCYLASEGAKHFHEANEDCIAKGGTLAIPRDNDETNSLREYGKKSLPGVAGFWLGVTDMVNEGKFVDVNGMALNYFSWDGSQPNGGKRENCVLFSQSSQGKWRDEVCRTVKRYICEFLIP from the exons ATGGCACAAACCAGACTTCTAATTTTTCTCCTCATTACCATACTACTGCTGGATCAGACTACTAGCCAAACTTCCAAGTTCAGAGCCAGAAAGCACAGTAAAC GAAAGGATGGTGATCTAAAGACTCAGATTGACAAGCTATGGCAAGAAGTAAACTCTCTGAAAGAAATGCAGGCACTTCAGACAG TTTGTCTTCGTGGAACAAAAATCCATAAGAAGTGCTACCTGGCTTCAGAAGGTGCCAAGCATTTCCATGAAGCCAATGAAGACTGTATCGCCAAGGGAGGGACACTGGCTATTCCCAGAGATAATGATGAAACCAACTCCCTTCGAGAATATGGCAAGAAAAGTCTGCCAGGGGTTGCAGGCTTTTGGCTGGGTGTCACTGACATGGTAAACGAAGGGAAATTTGTTGATGTTAATGGGATGGCTCTAAACTATTTCAGTTGGGATGGTTCCCAACCAAATGGGGGAAAGCGTGAAAACTGTGTCTTGTTTTCCCAGTCATCTCAAGGCAAATGGAGAGATGAAGTCTGCCGTACTGTCAAGAGATATATTTGTGAATTTCTCATCCCGTAA
- the CLEC3A gene encoding C-type lectin domain family 3 member A isoform X3, producing MHTKGKDGDLKTQIDKLWQEVNSLKEMQALQTVCLRGTKIHKKCYLASEGAKHFHEANEDCIAKGGTLAIPRDNDETNSLREYGKKSLPGVAGFWLGVTDMVNEGKFVDVNGMALNYFSWDGSQPNGGKRENCVLFSQSSQGKWRDEVCRTVKRYICEFLIP from the exons GAAAGGATGGTGATCTAAAGACTCAGATTGACAAGCTATGGCAAGAAGTAAACTCTCTGAAAGAAATGCAGGCACTTCAGACAG TTTGTCTTCGTGGAACAAAAATCCATAAGAAGTGCTACCTGGCTTCAGAAGGTGCCAAGCATTTCCATGAAGCCAATGAAGACTGTATCGCCAAGGGAGGGACACTGGCTATTCCCAGAGATAATGATGAAACCAACTCCCTTCGAGAATATGGCAAGAAAAGTCTGCCAGGGGTTGCAGGCTTTTGGCTGGGTGTCACTGACATGGTAAACGAAGGGAAATTTGTTGATGTTAATGGGATGGCTCTAAACTATTTCAGTTGGGATGGTTCCCAACCAAATGGGGGAAAGCGTGAAAACTGTGTCTTGTTTTCCCAGTCATCTCAAGGCAAATGGAGAGATGAAGTCTGCCGTACTGTCAAGAGATATATTTGTGAATTTCTCATCCCGTAA